From a single Amphiprion ocellaris isolate individual 3 ecotype Okinawa chromosome 18, ASM2253959v1, whole genome shotgun sequence genomic region:
- the LOC111574797 gene encoding dual specificity protein phosphatase 26-like isoform X3 — protein sequence MSARKGKRKEYLTVKDLQKVLDSCTLHLSQLDEVWPHIYIGNVAVAQNKAALLKLDDSTHFDLDVYFQPAADFIHKALKSPGGKVLVHCIMGMSRSSTLVLAYLMIYQHLPLKQALQKLIQKRAIYPNRNFLALLLDLDLQLTKKRKTCQIL from the exons ATGTCAGCTCGCAAAGGCAAAAGAAAAGAATATCTAACAGTGAAGGATCTGCAGAAGGTTTTGGACTCTTGCACACTGCACCTCAGCCAACTTGACGAAGTGTGGCCACATATATACATAGGGAATGT GGCAGTAGCCCAAAATAAGGCTGCCTTGCTGAAATTAG ATGACTCGACACACTTTGATCTGGATGTTTACTTCCAACCTGCAGCTGATTTCATTCATAAAGCTCTGAAGTCACCTGGCG GGAAAGTTCTGGTGCACTGCATTATGGGAATGAGCCGGTCATCGACCTTGGTCTTAGCGTACCTCATGATCTACCAACACCTCCCACTCAAACAGGCTTTGCAGAAACTGATCCAGAAGAGAGCCATCTACCCCAACAGGAATTTCCTGGCTTTGCTGTTGGATCTGGATCTtcagctgacaaaaaaaaggaaaacatgtcAGATTTTGTAG
- the LOC111574797 gene encoding dual specificity protein phosphatase 26-like isoform X2, with translation MSARKGKRKEYLTVKDLQKVLDSCTLHLSQLDEVWPHIYIGNVAVAQNKAALLKLADDSTHFDLDVYFQPAADFIHKALKSPGGKVLVHCIMGMSRSSTLVLAYLMIYQHLPLKQALQKLIQKRAIYPNRNFLALLLDLDLQLTKKRKTCQIL, from the exons ATGTCAGCTCGCAAAGGCAAAAGAAAAGAATATCTAACAGTGAAGGATCTGCAGAAGGTTTTGGACTCTTGCACACTGCACCTCAGCCAACTTGACGAAGTGTGGCCACATATATACATAGGGAATGT GGCAGTAGCCCAAAATAAGGCTGCCTTGCTGAAATTAG CAGATGACTCGACACACTTTGATCTGGATGTTTACTTCCAACCTGCAGCTGATTTCATTCATAAAGCTCTGAAGTCACCTGGCG GGAAAGTTCTGGTGCACTGCATTATGGGAATGAGCCGGTCATCGACCTTGGTCTTAGCGTACCTCATGATCTACCAACACCTCCCACTCAAACAGGCTTTGCAGAAACTGATCCAGAAGAGAGCCATCTACCCCAACAGGAATTTCCTGGCTTTGCTGTTGGATCTGGATCTtcagctgacaaaaaaaaggaaaacatgtcAGATTTTGTAG
- the LOC111574797 gene encoding dual specificity protein phosphatase 13-like isoform X1, whose translation MSARKGKRKEYLTVKDLQKVLDSCTLHLSQLDEVWPHIYIGNVAVAQNKAALLKLGITHVLNAAHTKRGSIGNQSFYGNDFVYCGIPADDSTHFDLDVYFQPAADFIHKALKSPGGKVLVHCIMGMSRSSTLVLAYLMIYQHLPLKQALQKLIQKRAIYPNRNFLALLLDLDLQLTKKRKTCQIL comes from the exons ATGTCAGCTCGCAAAGGCAAAAGAAAAGAATATCTAACAGTGAAGGATCTGCAGAAGGTTTTGGACTCTTGCACACTGCACCTCAGCCAACTTGACGAAGTGTGGCCACATATATACATAGGGAATGT GGCAGTAGCCCAAAATAAGGCTGCCTTGCTGAAATTAGGTATAACTCATGTATTAAACGCTGCTCACACCAAGCGAGGCAGCATAGGGAACCAAAGCTTTTATGGCAACGACTTTGTGTATTGTGGCATTCCAGCAGATGACTCGACACACTTTGATCTGGATGTTTACTTCCAACCTGCAGCTGATTTCATTCATAAAGCTCTGAAGTCACCTGGCG GGAAAGTTCTGGTGCACTGCATTATGGGAATGAGCCGGTCATCGACCTTGGTCTTAGCGTACCTCATGATCTACCAACACCTCCCACTCAAACAGGCTTTGCAGAAACTGATCCAGAAGAGAGCCATCTACCCCAACAGGAATTTCCTGGCTTTGCTGTTGGATCTGGATCTtcagctgacaaaaaaaaggaaaacatgtcAGATTTTGTAG